The Vanessa atalanta chromosome 4, ilVanAtal1.2, whole genome shotgun sequence genome segment ATCAATAATTGATGGTTTGAATTTACGATATGGAAATACCAGAGATGAGGAAATCAATATAGGTATAAATGaagtaaagaaaatatgtaaactGCGAATACTTGATATTGTAAAGAATGAATAGGAAACATAAAGGATTCAATAACATATTTgtgttttactaatatttatttaaaaacttaagtgAATAAGATGTTATTAGATAGCATCATAGCGCATTTAAAGTATGCCTAAAGATCTTTCAATCACAGCATGAGGTTGTCCGCTGACTTCACAAAATTCTGAGGTGTTGAGAATGTCTTCAAAACCTATGTCTAAATATCTGCCCGTGAATACATCATGCTGAAGGTTTGAACTGGGTAGGAAGGGAAGATGGCCAACCTGAAATAGATATAAGTAATGGTACTTGTTAACACATTTTCTCtattttattggtaattaatttggagattataaaatttttgtgaaATCCATGTGCCCCTAACAAATTCAGCTACATACAAGTTCCAGCTTGACAGCATATGCTGTTAGAAAAATCAGACAAATTACCTACTTcttaattagtaattacttccatacaatttttttctaaagtctatttattaataatgtatagttCCATTTCGCTGTACAGGTTCTTATAGAGTTAgtcttgattaatattttttaaaaaggagCTGTCCATTTTCTTTAACGCACAGTAGGAATATTTAGTGTGAATGTTTAGTGTGAAGTGACAACACCATCAATAATATAGATCATTATAATAGTATTAGTGGTATAATAGTAAACTAATAACAACCAAATTTCAAAATCCTCAAAGAAGAATACATCCATTTGAACGATAAGATTctacagatatttttaagtttgcctattaataaatacacacatagtatataattgtatgtagttgacaatgtatttttaattaattttacaaaaaataataactactgagtttcttgctggtaataaatgtattcaatgaAACATATAACATgccaattcaaaagtgcttatgaGCACTTACTTgactaaagaatattttaaattgtaaaaatacaacTTTCATCTTCTATGGTTACACTGAAAAAATTCAACATTATTCCTTAGTAGGTAATAATAATGTGAGAGTGAATAGCTCAGTTATAAAAACCATTTAGACTTATGGTAGCAAGCTATGGTTCACGGccagtgaataaataaaaatgaaattttgttaATAGAAATTCTCAAGAAACAATAAgtgtgttaatttataattagtagtgAATGTTGTTTAAAATTGAAGATAATAAGTTTGAGATCAAACaataatagcaaaattaaatttaaaaggcaCCTCAAACATCCTTGTCTTCAAGCAATATTTTAAGAACTATAAGTAGAATAGTCTGGTTCACTCGTAATTCAGAGATTCACGAGAACCTTGACATGAAAACTGTGATAGAAGTAAAACATGATTATATCTTAACTTTAAGATCTCATACTTTGTCATTTTTATGTGATGGTATCATAAGGTACTTGTTATTATTAGAGCCTAAGCAATTATTGTATCTTCATACTCTTGAAGTAAATGTTAAGGTAAACATATATTATCAAAAGTAGGAAATGACATTGTTCACTTTAATCTTTCTCTATTGATATGAGTTGAGTTCAACCACAACAGGTCTGTTATGCAGTTCTGTCTAAACTTAGGGTactatatttacaatgtttacattaaatagatttatttgtacatttctaatatcattatattttaggaATAAAGTATCCTGTATTTGGCTAATTGCTTAGTACATCACAAATTTACTAAGAAtgcatatattgtattttaaataataaaaattggacATAAAGCCTGtgcaaatattaaatgttatggcATAGCTTAGCCAGTTATTATAGTTGGACTTTTCTAATACTAACCTTGCTAGCAAACTTTCTCTCCATTGAAAGCTTCATAGGAGCATGAAGACCTTGGATGTTGCGAAGCATTGCCATATTCATCTTTTCTTCATTTAAATGATACTGAAGtatgaaagtaaaaaatatatttatcatcagtgcataaataaaatttgttgaagtaaacacattttattgAACTTTGACctggaacaatattttttgaatactcAGGCAGGACTCttctctttataattataatggtaACCCTAATTgtcatatgtaattttatatttttgggaATTTATTCACGGGTACCCATATTTTATGGGGTAACTTGACCAGTTCCAATATAGTTCAATAACTCATGATTTTACTTATCAGTTATATGACAAAACAATTTGCTATAAAATTTTGGTTTACGAATCATGTCCGATGATGATTGAGAtgttcataaattatttgtttaaaattaacaaacaactaattttttaacaaacagcTTAAGCCACAGtttgatatatttactataaggCATAAGTTGACAAAACCCAAAAAGATATTCCACAATTACTACAATTACTTGGTAGATTGTAGTTGAAGATCACTGATTATCCTTCGCCAGTAAAGACAGTacagtacaaataaattacatgacatctgcataaaactaaaattgtcaCATTAAGTTCATACAacaatcaatttttaaatattttttgctgtaTCTTAACTGAAATAATAGTAATGCTGTTTGGAACATATATGGTTCACAcatacttacatttttttctgaCACCTGCAATGGATGTGACAtgcctaatttattttttgtagatcCGAGTCCAGCAACCATAGGGCTTGGTACCCCAAAGGGGCCTTCTTGGATGTTGATATTACCAGCATTTTCTGGTTTAACTTTAAGAGAAGGGAGTCCAAAACTCTGAAAATTGAGAATATTTCGTTAATACAATGCCATTGTAGTTCACGATGATATTAACAATAGTGATTAAATCGAAAGcgttatattatagtattcatCAAGATACcggttatgttatatttataataactaaaacatttaaagctCAAAGGAtgaattgtatttgttattcttACCATTTTCAATTATTGCGTTTTTTAGGAATTATTCgatgaaaataattagtttatttgtcgatgtattttaaaattaagttaagtaGTTTCTTGAATAATGCAAGGCAATACTGTCAAATTTTAAGTGTCAATATTTGTCAAATCATGTTCTGTTTTACAGATAACACaaactaaaagaaataaatggGACACAATGTAAGCAACAAAAGgacattttgttatattataataagaaatataataaaatattcattgggAATATAAGTagtaaagcatttttgaatgaatagtacgatttgaaaatatttgcaaaatctTAAGAATCTATGGcagtacattatattaaataaaaaaaacaatgtcatcACGcgcctattttaaatataatataaaaaacttaattcttttaagtctttttttatataattaacactaattatttacaaataggattcattgatattttatgtgttttatgtACTATCTGCACTGTGTTttgaattagaataaaaaagtcATAGTAAAAAGAAAAGTAGTCACTGAAATTTAGTATTGACCACTATTTAAAcagaaactatttaatttagttttttttttttatatcaaagttatattgtttttatatgatttagaTTTTcgcaatattaatttgaaaaatcttGTCTTCGAAAGGCATTTTTGATAACGTGTTGTGTAacggatattaataaataatcatggcTTCGCGAGGCGGTGCGAAGAAAGAAttggtaaaattataatatcgaatgtatattttaataaaataatccgaaaaataatgtatggttaaaaatattttttattaaatgtttgtattcaattattttttttgtttcaggatCCTGAAGAGCAAATGAAAAGAAAGTTTCGTGCAAAATGTTTGTTCCGAGCACTGGGTCGTTTAGTAATGGCTAATGCGTATTGGTTGATTGAAGGGGTTGATCATTATGAAGGTTTAGATGATGTGAGACGGAGAGTCGAACAGGCAGTTCGAGGAAAGACTAAGAAAAAGCAATTACTGAGCATAAACGTTAGTTAAAATAC includes the following:
- the LOC125077611 gene encoding proteasome maturation protein, producing the protein MSFGLPSLKVKPENAGNINIQEGPFGVPSPMVAGLGSTKNKLGMSHPLQVSEKNYHLNEEKMNMAMLRNIQGLHAPMKLSMERKFASKVGHLPFLPSSNLQHDVFTGRYLDIGFEDILNTSEFCEVSGQPHAVIERSLGIL